The Shewanella mesophila genome contains the following window.
ACCACTTCTAGTGCGGCTATCGCAACTGGGTTGGCGTTAAAAGGACACAAAACCGTCGTGGTCGATTTTGATATCGGACTACGTAACCTCGACCTTATCATGGGGTGTGAGCGACGTGTGGTTTATGACTTTGTCAATGTCATCAACGGCGAAGCTAACCTCAATCAAGCCCTGATCAAAGATAAGCGTACCCCTAATCTATTTGTATTGCCTGCATCCCAGACTCGCGATAAAGATGCGCTTACCAAAGAAGGGGTTGGCACTGTTCTTAACAATCTCAGCAAAGATTTTGAGTACATCATCTGCGATTCGCCAGCGGGTATTGAGACAGGGGCGATGATGGCGCTCTACTTTGCCGACATCGCGATTGTGACAACTAACCCAGAAGTCAGCTCAGTACGAGATTCAGATCGTATTCTCGGTATGTTACAAAGCAAATCTAAACGAGCTGAAGAAGGCTTAGAGCCGGTTAAAGAGTTTCTACTGTTGACCCGTTACTCCCCCACTCGCGTAGCTACAGGTGAAATGCTCAGTGTGGCCGATGTTGAAGAGATCTTAGCCATTCCGCTATTAGGCGTGATCCCAGAATCTCAAGCCGTACTTAAAGCGTCTAACTCAGGTGTGCCTGTGATCATGGATCAAGAAAGCGATGCAGGTAAAGCCTATAGCGATAGCGTAGCAAGATTAACCGGTGAAGAGGTCGAAATGCGCTTCCTTACCGAAGAGAAAAAGGGATTCTTGAAAAGGATATTTGGTAGCTAATTATGTCTCTACTCGATTATTTTAAAACGAAAAAAACACCGAGCACTGCGGTTACTGCCAAAGAACGACTGCAGATCATAGTTGCCCATCAACGGGGGGAGCGTGATGCGCCAGACTATTTCCCAGCGATGAAGCAAGAGATCATCGAAGTGATCCGTAAGTATGTGCAGATAGACACAGATCAAGTGTCAGTGCAGCTAGATCAAAACGATGACAACTTGTCGGTACTTGAGCTAAATGTCACGCTTCCAGAGAAGTAACCGATAAAATCAGGGAGAACATACTCAGTTTTATTCTGAGAGGTTTATCTCTAGCGTGTTATCCCTAAACTCGCAAACTAAAAAAGCCCTCTTGAGGGCTTTTTTAGTTACTGTTTTTTATAGCTCAAGTTGCTTAAGCTTCTCTTCACTTAAGCTTGCGCGCCAACCGCAAAGTAACAAGGGGAGTTCCCCTGTCCTGCCTGCCCATTGCCACTGCAGAAACTCATGTATATGACGCTTAGAACCGATAAGCTCCATAGGTACATCATGAGCTTCAGCGATTTCAGCAAGGCAATTTTTAATCGTCTTAAATGCCGATTTATAGCCTGGCTTTAGCGCTATTACATCGATAGCTTCCGGCAGATTGTCGAGATCCGCTGTCGCCATCACTGCAATAATGGCTTTGGAATGAACTCGTTTTTCCTGCTCGGTGAGTTCACTCATTTTGAAAATATCACCTGTGGTCTGTGGCTGTTTTTTTGCTAACGCAATCAAAGCATGATCTTTTATAACAAAACCTAGGGCTAAATCTTTAACTAACGCCTTCTCTAATCGCCACTTCGCTAATACTTTTAAATAGGCCAATTGCTTAGGCGATAGCTGAAAACTGTTCTTCACCTTAAGATACGCATTGTCGCCATCGGGCTTATCGAGACGCCCTTGCGTCATGCGCTCACCCTCTTCATACAACCAAGCTAATCGCCCCGATGTTTGCAGTTTCTCTAATAATTGAGGATATAGCTGGTAAAGATATTCGACATCGTTTGCGGCGTAGTGTAATTGTGCATCCGTTAACGGACGTTTGAGCCAATCGGTACGAGATTCGCCTTTATCTAAGGTGACGTTCAAACAGTGTTCAACTAATTTGGCGTAACCTAATCCGTGTCCTAAACCACAAAATGCGGCCGCAATTTGGCTATCAAACAAGACTTTAGGCTGGCAAGCACCATATTTTGCTAAGACTTCTAAGTCTTCGCTACATGAATGAAGTACTGAAACGATATCGTCTCGCTCTAATAATGCCCAAAAACCACTAAGATCACTCACAGCTAAAGGATCGATTAACGCCAATGTTTTACCATCATAGACTTGGATCAGTCCTAATCGCGCATAATAGGTACGTGTGCGAACAAATTCGGTATCTAATACCAGCACACTGGCTTTGCTATACTGCGCGACAAGCGAGCTTAAACTGGCATCATCATCTACATATTGAAACGTCAACAATCTCATCTCTCCAATTGATTCAGGCAAAAACAAAAGCCGACGATAAACGCCGGCTTTAAGTTAACCAAAATACGGTTTGTACCTAGTCGATCACGCGGACTTGGCCTCGTCGCGTAACTCACGTCGTAAAATCTTACCAACGTTTGTCTTAGGTAGCTCATCCCTAAATTCTACCAGCTTAGGAATTTTATATCCCGTCAAATGATCACGACAATGCTTAATTAATTGCTCTTCGGTTAAAGATCTATCAGAAGCAACTACAAATATCTTCACCAGCTCGCCACTCACTTCATGGGGAACGCCAACGGCGGCAACCTCAACGACCTTAGGATGAAGCGCAACAACCTCTTCAACCTCATTAGGAAATACGTTAAAACCCGATACTAAGATCATGTCTTTTTTTCTGTCGACGATGAAGAAAAAACCCTTCTCATCCATATAGCCGATATCGCCCGTAGCAAGATAACCTTGCTCGTCAATAATTGAAGCCGTTTCTTCAGGGCGTTGCCAGTAGCCCTTCATGACTTGAGGCCCTTTAGCAAAAAGTTCACCCGTCTCGCCTTGGGCTAACACATTACCTTCGTCGTTTCTGACTTGCATATCGGTATTAGCCACAGGAAAACCAATGGATCCGTTATAACCGTCAAGGTTATAAGGACAGCAAGCCACCAGAGGCGAAGCTTCGGTCAAACCATAACCTTCGAGTAGTTTTGTCTTGGTGATCCCTTGCCATTTATCAGCCACGGCACGTTGCACCGCCATGCCACCGCCGATCGATAACTTAAGGTTAGAAAAATCCAACGCTTGAAACTCTGCCGAGTTCACTAGCGCATTAAACAGGGTATTAACACCGGTTAAGGCGGTAAATGGATGTTTTTTCAGCTCTGACACAAATGCTGGAATATCTCTTGGATTGGTGATCAGTAGGTTGTTAGCACCTTTATGTAAAAATAGTAAGCAATTCACGGTTAATGCAAAGATGTGATACAGCGGCAAAGCGGTGACGACAAACTCTTTGCCATTAACCAGCAATGGAGAATATGACGCATCGGCCTGCAGCAAATTACTGACGATATTTCCATGGGTCAACATCGCGCCTTTAGAGACCCCGGTTGTTCCACCTGTATATTGCAAGAACGCAATATCATCGGCTTTGACCGTAGGTTTTACATATTGTAATCGACGCCCTGTCGATAGCGCTTTACGCATTCCGATGGCATGAGGAAGATGATATTTAGGCACCATCTTCTTAATATATTTTACGACAAAATTAACTAAGGTACGCTTAGGCGCACTAAGAAGATCCCCGAGCCCAGTTAAGATCACACTCTCGACAGGTGTTTGGTCAACAACTTGCTCAAGCGTATTCGCAAAATTAGACACCACCACAATCGCTTTTGCACCTGAGTCATTCAGTTGGTGCTTTAGCTCTCTTGGGGTATAAAGTGGATTAACATTCACTACCACCATGCCCGCTCGCAAAATACCAAACAATGCAATTGGATATTGCAAAAGGTTAGGCATCATAATCGCGACGCGATCGCCCTTTTCTAACTTTAACTCGTTTTGAAGATAAGCGGCAAAGGCACGGCTGCGCTCTTCAAGCTTACGATAAGTCAACGTGGCGCCCATATTCACAAACGCAGGTTGATCAGCATATTTCGTTACCGAGCGTTCAAATAGATCAATAAGCGAACTATATAACTTCTCGTCAATAACAGCGGGTACATCATCGGGTAGATTCTTCGTCCAAAGCTGTTCCACTTGTCTCTCCTAAATCCCAAAGCAGAGTTAATCGTGAATGAACTCATTCACAGATAGTTTCAAAACAGAAACCAAACACTGACTCATAAATATTGTAAGTAACACCTAAAAATCATACAGGCGTTTTAATTTTGAACATCATCACATAATTAGAGCAAAAATCCTAGATCAATTTATTCGTCAGACTAATATTCACTCTGACTCAGGTCTGTTGACCTTTTTCGATGACTTTTGATGTTAAAAAACCTTTGATTTCAGTCGCAACTTGCTCACTATTTCCCATGTGAAGATGATGATCACCTTCAAGTTCAACACGGGTTAAATTGTGATACCAAGACTGAACTCGCTCTGACACCTCTGATGTCAATCGATAACCATCCTTGCCAGAAATCAACAACACCTCTCCCTGATGGTCTCGCATAAGCCCTTGAACATGCTCAAATGTGAGTCGCATTGGCGAGTCTAATTTTAATCGAGGATCACTCCGCCAGCGG
Protein-coding sequences here:
- the rnd gene encoding ribonuclease D, producing the protein MLTFQYVDDDASLSSLVAQYSKASVLVLDTEFVRTRTYYARLGLIQVYDGKTLALIDPLAVSDLSGFWALLERDDIVSVLHSCSEDLEVLAKYGACQPKVLFDSQIAAAFCGLGHGLGYAKLVEHCLNVTLDKGESRTDWLKRPLTDAQLHYAANDVEYLYQLYPQLLEKLQTSGRLAWLYEEGERMTQGRLDKPDGDNAYLKVKNSFQLSPKQLAYLKVLAKWRLEKALVKDLALGFVIKDHALIALAKKQPQTTGDIFKMSELTEQEKRVHSKAIIAVMATADLDNLPEAIDVIALKPGYKSAFKTIKNCLAEIAEAHDVPMELIGSKRHIHEFLQWQWAGRTGELPLLLCGWRASLSEEKLKQLEL
- the minE gene encoding cell division topological specificity factor MinE, with the translated sequence MSLLDYFKTKKTPSTAVTAKERLQIIVAHQRGERDAPDYFPAMKQEIIEVIRKYVQIDTDQVSVQLDQNDDNLSVLELNVTLPEK
- the minD gene encoding septum site-determining protein MinD; this encodes MAQIIVVTSGKGGVGKTTSSAAIATGLALKGHKTVVVDFDIGLRNLDLIMGCERRVVYDFVNVINGEANLNQALIKDKRTPNLFVLPASQTRDKDALTKEGVGTVLNNLSKDFEYIICDSPAGIETGAMMALYFADIAIVTTNPEVSSVRDSDRILGMLQSKSKRAEEGLEPVKEFLLLTRYSPTRVATGEMLSVADVEEILAIPLLGVIPESQAVLKASNSGVPVIMDQESDAGKAYSDSVARLTGEEVEMRFLTEEKKGFLKRIFGS
- the fadD gene encoding long-chain-fatty-acid--CoA ligase FadD, with translation MEQLWTKNLPDDVPAVIDEKLYSSLIDLFERSVTKYADQPAFVNMGATLTYRKLEERSRAFAAYLQNELKLEKGDRVAIMMPNLLQYPIALFGILRAGMVVVNVNPLYTPRELKHQLNDSGAKAIVVVSNFANTLEQVVDQTPVESVILTGLGDLLSAPKRTLVNFVVKYIKKMVPKYHLPHAIGMRKALSTGRRLQYVKPTVKADDIAFLQYTGGTTGVSKGAMLTHGNIVSNLLQADASYSPLLVNGKEFVVTALPLYHIFALTVNCLLFLHKGANNLLITNPRDIPAFVSELKKHPFTALTGVNTLFNALVNSAEFQALDFSNLKLSIGGGMAVQRAVADKWQGITKTKLLEGYGLTEASPLVACCPYNLDGYNGSIGFPVANTDMQVRNDEGNVLAQGETGELFAKGPQVMKGYWQRPEETASIIDEQGYLATGDIGYMDEKGFFFIVDRKKDMILVSGFNVFPNEVEEVVALHPKVVEVAAVGVPHEVSGELVKIFVVASDRSLTEEQLIKHCRDHLTGYKIPKLVEFRDELPKTNVGKILRRELRDEAKSA